The nucleotide sequence CGTCGCTAAAGCCGCTCCCGAATTTAAGCCAAATAACATGACCGCCGTAGCAATAGCCACCTCAAAATGATTACTCGCTCCAATTAAAGCCGCCGGCGCGGCATCTTCATAAGTGAATTTCAGTTTTTGAGCCGCTACATAACTGATTAAAAAAATGAAATTGGTCTGAATAAATAAAGGAATAGCGATTAACAAAATATGCAGAGGATTACTAACAATTAATTCTCCTTTAAAGGCAAATAACAAAATTAAAGTAATCAGTAAAGCACTGATAGCAACCGGCGTTAAATAATGCAAAAACTTTCTTTCAAACCACTCCCGCCCTTTATGTTTAAAAATCCAATAGCGGCTATAAATACCGGCGGCGAGAGGAAGCCCGACATAAATTAAAACCGATAAGACAATCGTTTGCCAGGGGACGATTAAATTATTAGCAGACAGTAACCACTTTCCTAACGGTGCATACAAAAAAAGCATGGCCAAAGAATTAACAGCTACCATCACTAAAGTATGTCCCTGATTACTGTAAGATAAATAGCCCCACATCAAAACCATCGCCGTACAGGGAGCAATTCCCAATAAAATACAACCGGCAATATAGGAATTAGCCAGAGTAATTTGCTGTCCGTGTATAAATTCTGTGGTTTTTAAGAGGGGCAGAAACAACCAGCCTAAAAAAAACTGAGCAAATACCACCATCGTAAACGGTTTAATTAGCCAGTTTACTACTAAAGTCAGAATGACAGGTTTAGGGGTTTTGGCGGCTTTGACGGTTTGAGAGAAATCTATCTTAACCATGATGGGATACATCATAAAAAAAAGACAGATGGCAATGGGAAGAGAAACTTGATAGATACTCATGGCATCTAATGTCTGAGCAACCCCCGGGAAAAATCGCCCCAAAGCAATACCGGCAAGAATACACAAAATAACCCAGACAGTGAGATATTTTTCAAAAACGCTGAGGGTTCCTCCGGCCTTGACGGCTTTTGGATTGATGGGAAAATTCTGATTAGCCATAAACAAAAACAATAGGAGATACAGCAAGGACAAGCGTTGATCAGTAGGGAAAACTCTGCGCTTGTTTCCTCTCTCAAGTAGGTTGACTTAATACTAA is from Gloeothece verrucosa PCC 7822 and encodes:
- the arsB gene encoding ACR3 family arsenite efflux transporter, which produces MANQNFPINPKAVKAGGTLSVFEKYLTVWVILCILAGIALGRFFPGVAQTLDAMSIYQVSLPIAICLFFMMYPIMVKIDFSQTVKAAKTPKPVILTLVVNWLIKPFTMVVFAQFFLGWLFLPLLKTTEFIHGQQITLANSYIAGCILLGIAPCTAMVLMWGYLSYSNQGHTLVMVAVNSLAMLFLYAPLGKWLLSANNLIVPWQTIVLSVLIYVGLPLAAGIYSRYWIFKHKGREWFERKFLHYLTPVAISALLITLILLFAFKGELIVSNPLHILLIAIPLFIQTNFIFLISYVAAQKLKFTYEDAAPAALIGASNHFEVAIATAVMLFGLNSGAALATVVGVLIEVPVMLMLVEVCKKTAFWFPREPEKASLLDPRCISSIK